In one Arachis duranensis cultivar V14167 chromosome 9, aradu.V14167.gnm2.J7QH, whole genome shotgun sequence genomic region, the following are encoded:
- the LOC107465206 gene encoding protein FAR1-RELATED SEQUENCE 5-like — MVDLIEESSHNQIGNVSAEEMDELLVDSDGNDVENLLLNSTGSIGRVNFVGLSVDAAKKYVFSDLDIAYAFYNAFGRVNRFSIRKFKVGRSEIDKRILWQTFVCSREGYRIFRWVDETNRKRAPKPETRCGCVAQMRVHIDVGRDWWYTTLFQNEHNHELVPPTLSRLLRSQRRMTDQEIQRMNNMRDAGISTTQIYMQFAEQSGGFENVRFRRTDMYNQIEKQRQLMESDVTETLKYLKKRKKLDPKFYWSYEVDNNSVFRHLIWMDGKSRVDFEVFGDVMAFDATYKKNKYKFPLVVFSGVNHHLQTIVFGSAIVADEGEGTYIWLLQRFVEAMNGKRPNAVITDGAKAMKLAIEKVFPDAHHRLCGWHLLRNATSNVSNPKFTQQFRKCMLGDYEIDEFEERWASMVNSFGVKNMEWVETTYGIKDMWATAHMRGKFFAGLRTTSRCEALHSQVARFVKSGYSIKEFLHHFRRWMGLLRNNEAEADYYTSYGFPIMQTQVQALERSGASVYTREVFYLFRSLLLKASSVIIVDWRETSCSVNYDVRKYCELTRKWVVSYWPGSSEFRCSCQRMESFGIPCVHIIRLLIYLQITELPESLILKRWTMKAKEAHIRLEQQGSLVGDGSYESRIAAMNDELEGLPFAACGDLSDFKDVMEWVRNKKAELFAKHKKNREGSSKSAGEKFKTWTDATSKESRDKKKRRRIRCSRCNGIGHNRRNCRRGDEHNQMESGDEGGSEDDDDWSSQTSEEEIDEMDFDVTIANQKGKYH; from the exons ATGGTTGATTTGATCGAAGAGTCATCGCATAATCAAATAGGGAATGTTTCAGCTGAG GAAATGGACGAATTGTTAGTTGATAGTGATGGCAATGATGTTGAAAACCTATTACTGAATAGTACAGGAAGTATCGGTCGGGTTAATTTCGTAGGTTTGAGCGTTGATGCTGCTAAGAAGTATGTATTTTCAGACCTTGATATTGCGTATGCTTTTTACAATGCATTTGGGAGGGTCAATAGATTTTCAATTAGGAAGTTCAAGGTTGGGCGAAGTGAGATTGATAAGCGCATACTCTGGCAAACATTTGTGTGTTCGAGAGAAGGATATCGTATTTTCAGATGGGTTGATGAAACAAATAGGAAGAGAGCTCCAAAGCCAGAGACTAGGTGTGGGTGTGTAGCACAAATGCGCGTTCACATAGATGTTGGTAGGGACTGGTGGTATACAACATTATTTCAAAATGAACATAATCATGAGTTAGTACCGCCAACTTTGAGCCGGCTGCTGAGATCGCAACGGAGAATGACtgatcaagaaattcaaagaatGAACAACATGAGAGATGCTGGAATTTCCACAACCCAAATCTATATGCAATTTGCCGAGCAATCTGGTGGTTTTGAGAATGTTAGATTTCGAAGAACAGACATGTACAAccaaatagaaaagcaaaggcAATTGATGGAAAGTGATGTGACCGAAACGTTGAAGTACCTAAAGAAGCGGAAGAAATTAGATCCAAAGTTTTACTGGAGCTACGAGGTGGATAATAATAGTGTGTTTCGGCACCTAATCTGGATGGACGGGAAGAGTCGTGTTGACTTTGAAGTATTTGGTGATGTTATGGCCTTTGATGCAACttacaagaaaaataagtacAAGTTTCCATTGGTAGTTTTCTCAGGAGTGAACCATCACCTTCAAACAATAGTTTTTGGCAGTGCAATTGTGGCTGATGAAGGAGAAGGAACTTACATATGGCTGTTACAGAGATTCGTGGAAGCAATGAATGGAAAACGACCAAATGCTGTGATAACTGATGGTGCCAAGGCTATGAAGCTTGCAATTGAAAAGGTCTTTCCAGATGCACATCATAGGTTGTGCGGATGGCATTTGTTAAGAAATGCCACATCCAATGTCTCCAACCCCAAGTTTACCCAACAATTCAGGAAATGCATGCTTGGCGATTatgagattgatgagtttgaggAGAGGTGGGCGTCAATGGTGAATAGTTTTGGGGTTAAGAACATGGAGTGGGTTGAGACCACTTATGGGATTAAAGATATGTGGGCTACAGCACATATGAGAGGCAAATTCTTTGCCGGGTTGAGAACTACATCGAGGTGTGAGGCACTACATTCGCAAGTTGCTAGGTTTGTAAAATCTGGCTATAGCATTAAGGAATTCCTCCATCACTTCCGCCGGTGGATGGGTTTGTTGCGGAATAATGAGGCTGAGGCTGACTATTACACCTCATACGGGTTTCCGATAATGCAAACACAGGTGCAAGCATTGGAGCGATCAGGAGCAAGTGTTTATACAAGGGAGGTGTTCTACTTGTTTCGATCATTATTGTTGAAAGCGTCAAGTGTGATAATAGTTGATTGGCGAGAGACTTCATGTAGTGTGAACTATGATGTACGAAAATATTGTGAGTTAACACGAAAATGGGTTGTATCTTATTGGCCTGGTAGCAGTGAGTTTAGGTGTTCATGTCAACGAATGGAATCATTTGGCATTCCATGTGTTCATATCATTCGTCTGTTGATATATCTTCAAATTACAGAGTTACCTGAGTCACTGATATTGAAGCGGTGGACCATGAAAGCAAAAGAGGCTCATATAAGGTTGGAGCAGCAGGGATCGTTAGTTGGAGATGGAAGTTATGAGAGTAGGATTGCTGCTATGAATGATGAGCTGGAGGGCTTGCCATTTGCTGCTTGCGGAGATTTAAGTGATTTTAAGGATGTTATGGAGTGGGTCAGAAACAAAAAGGCTGAATTATTTGCCaaacataaaaagaatagaGAGGGAAGTTCTAAAAGTGCGGGTGAGAAATTCAAAACATGGACGGATGCTACTTCAAAAGAATCTAGGGACAAAAAGAAAAGGCGAAGGATCCGGTGCAGCAGATGTAACGGTATAGGACACAATCGGCGAAATTGTCGCCGTGGAGATGAACATAATCAAATGGAAAGTGGAGATGAAGGAGGTTCCGAAGATGATGACGATTGGTCTAGTCAAACCAGTGAGGAGGAGATCGATGAAATG GATTTTGATGTGACCATTGCTAATCAGAAAGGCAAATATCATTAG